TAACTggcaaataagaaaataaaaactcaataaaTAAGGCATCATGCAGGGATAAAATGCGGCCCAATAGACAGATCGTGCAGGGGTAAAGACACAAACACGGCTTCCTAAAAGGATATCCACCAGCACAGAGAAGAGTCAATCAGAGCCAGGGGAATGTTGGCCAGCAGGGCCAGGTCAGAGTCTTTAGCCTGAGGGAGATGCATGGGAAAAATAAGGAACAGGAGACAGTACGTACAATGAAACGAAAAGGAATAAACACCTTCCAATGCTTCTCAACTACACGGTTATATTGTGCAAATACCTCACATTTGTAAAAAACTAAATCTGATATATTACAGAATATAGGAAATGGAAACTGTGTAAAGAATGTTGGCaatcaaacagttttggttcccactgacttaaaaaatacaatggaagtcaatgggaacagaaagtgtttgattaccagcattcttcaaaatatcttctgtgttcaacagaacaaaggaagtcgacatgaaggtgagtaccTAAATGATGAAAGAGCTTTCATTTTTTTAGTCGAATTATCCCTTTTAAACCCAGTTGGTGTAATTCTGTTAATGAAATGAATTCTTCATGATCGCACAGGCTCAGTACGCTCATGGGAAGGATATGAACCAGATAGCAGAAGAATCAAACACAGCTAGTATAACGTATGTGATGAGCGCTGGTCCATTATCTCGACCCTTACAGATCAACACAGATCAATCACACTCATAATTCACAGTTATTAGACAAGAATTGATGTTTATATTGAGCAACTGCATTCTAAAACAACACTCCTGGATGTCAGCTTTACCCCAGTGATCCTCAGAACGCCCTCAATTGCAGCAAATATGAAGTAAAGCACACCCAGACCCACCACTCTGTGCATGACGGTGCCTAAACGCGGCCTgagaaacacaaaaacatcatCAACAACATCCCATATCTAAAATAacttacaggaatagttcaccaaacaAGAAAACCAGCTGAAAACCTGCTCACTTTCTTCATcggaaaatattgtttttgcatttcaTAACGATAGCATTACGTCACTTTAAACTCTCACTTCTGGCAAAAAATACAAGTTCATAAATTCTTAAAaacacttcctccagtaaaaaaactTCATCCCCTGTTGTTCTCTTACATCAAAATCtgcaaacatatttgtttagaactgtttctgCTTGTAAACgttgcagatttctctcctgatttaaaAAGAATTACTTTTTCTGTGGATAAAAGCAACATTGTGGATAGAGGATTCACATTTTAGTTATGCAGCAGTCTGAAGTTCAAAAGACCTAAAAGATGGTTTCtcttcttacaaacacgcagcttttcacttggcaagatgttaattgattcactggagtggtgtggattattgtgatgtttttttagctgtttgggctctcatcactgaccaagtgatgcaatgctacatttctccaaatctgttctgatgaagaaacaaactcctctacatcttggatggcctgagggcgtGCACATTTTCTGCAAAAACGTTAATGATCCTGAAACCAGTCAAACAATGCTTTCCTCACTCACTTGACAATGCCGTAGCCCAGACTGACGATGATGACCAGCAAACGAGCCAGAGTCCTCTTCAGAGCAGAGACGAGCTCGGCAAAGATCAGCAGACCCTGAGCTGGAGAGACGACAGAGATTCAGCTATTAAACATCTGGACTCTTATTGACTGCAGCTTGTTTTGCAGTAAAAGCCAGTGTGATGCTTGATGCAGATTCATTCAAATAACTAAATATCATAGAGTTAGATGACAAATATTTGATCCAGGTGCCATTCATTTGAAAGAAAGGTTCCATTTgaattgataaaataatatatcTTGTATTGAAGCTGAAAGCTTTACTGTCATTAGTGAAGCATGTTTATAGTCACAGAGACCAGGGAAATGATCGATAGCtagaactatataaaaaaataaaaaataaatgtgataacagaaaataaagttgaaattaaatttatttatttatttattaaaatctatCAAAATTAGATTCAAAACTCAATGAAAAATTTGCCttggcaattaactgaaatatgcactaaaattactaattggaaatttataaaaacaaaattattatatatattatatatatatatatatatatatatatatattcagttaggtgttaatatttaaaaagaacaaaaacaaaattaaattactaaaaatttataaaatttaaatggaaactgaaaatataaaaccagaaaaaaataattcaatatatttataaaaactataatagcttttaaataataccaaagactgaagactggagtaatgtcagttgaaaatctaaattaaaatatattcaaatagaaaattgtaataatattttttatccaataaatgcaacataagcactaaaaaatacaaaaaatatcataGATTACACAAAGTGACTGAAGTGTCCAAAATTGTTTGCCCATTGTAAGTAAAGGAAATAAAGAGTGTATTTTGACTAACATGCAGAGCCCACGTTGTTGGTGTTCTGATATTCAGCACAGAAGACAGCCTTCTCGATCATGCCCAAAAATATGACTCCTGCAATCCAGAACTGGATCCTCAGCAGGTCTTTCCAGTAGCAGGACGCCCAGACAAACCAGAGAAGAGCGTACAGGATGTACACCACACACATCACCATGTAGAACTGAAGAAAAGAGGGAGAGACGCATAATAAATCATGCAAACATAaacacagaaatgtttttttatttatataaacaaaggtCTAAAAATAGGTATCACTAATGCAAAATTCAATATCTTATTTCTTATGCATGCACATACACTAAATTATATTGCATACACAcaaaattttaaaatgcaattaaaatgtactattcttattttctaaaattatttacCCACTGATTTTCTCTAAACTTTTCCACAGAACCTCTAGCAATCCCTTGAGATATCTAAACTACTCACGATCATGAGAGGCCATTCGGTGACAGAGAGATAGCCGTGGGTTCCCTTCATCACAACACTGACTGAAACACACAATTTAAATAAGACAGCATGAGATAAGATCATGCAGCCATAAAGAAACAGCTACATATTCACACATCTTTGATATGAGTCCTACATGTTAAATTCCAGGTGACATCTTGTTTGCTTGAATTGATGTGAACTACCAGCAGATATGGCCCGTCTCTCCAGCTCGTAgcaatcacatgatccttcagtaagAAAGAAATGATGTGCATTACTCAAGAAACCCTCAATCTATTGCCGTTCCCAAATACTCCATATATTCCCTGAATGTCTCACCTTTGCTCTGTATGAACCAGTCTCAGCAAATGAAGAACTTTTGAAACTGCCATCCTTTTtcaaaaacaaggaaaataagtATTGCTCTTTTTGAGACGGAGTAGCTTTTGAAACAGGAACGGTTCAATTAACGGTTCTACCTGTAACTCGCTTTCCACTTGAACCGGTCTCACTGTTTTCAGTTCCGCTTTTGATTTCTGCAGATAGATATGAAAtagacaacataaaaaaaaaaaatgcaagtaacACTGAATCTCGTAGaatgcaatttttaaataaagattaacaTCAGCCGATTGTCAGGAACTTGGGAAAGAGGTTGAAAACATGACACTCGCATGAGATTTTAGAGATCTGTAAATGCAAGCATACATAATGTTAGTATTTGTCGAATTACCATTCATTAATGATCTTAATCATTTTAAGAAAGTCTGAAAATGCAGACAATTTGAGAATGAGACTTCTATTATTAATGTGGTTATGAGGGGGAAATAAAATGGGTTTggcatattttataaaaacaaattaaataaaatagtaatagcATAATTTTGCTGACGCAAAATACCACTGTGACTTTCTTATTTGAAGGcaaaaaaaatatccataaatataaatattagattattaaaaatatcAACGTAAATGTAACAGAGAAACATTACActggcaaataactgaaataaaataagttaaagtactaaaattaataaaacaaaaatacttttacgctaaatagaaatataaaacaaatatacataaatataaatattagatgattaAAAATATGAACGTAAACAAATGTAACAGAGAAACATTACActggcaaataactgaaataaaataagttaaagtactaaaattaataaaacaaaaatacttttacgctaaatagaaatataaaacaaatatacataaatataaatattagatgattaAAAATATGAACGTAAACAAATGTAACAGAGAAACATTACACTGGCaaatcactgaaataaaataagttaaagtactaaaattaataaaacaaaaatacttttacgctaaatagaaatataaaacaaatatacataaatataaatattagatgattaAAAATATGAACGTAAACAAATGTAACAGAGAAACATTACActggcaaataactgaaataaaataaattaaagttctaaaattaataaaactaaatagaaatagaaatagctaaatagaaatataaaacattctaaaacaaatgacaaaagcacataacaatgACTGAagttaaacttaaaatgaaaactaaaaggcattaaaagattattcaaaatattaataaatgctataactgtatataaatgcaaaacaaaacaaaaaacaatgctcTTGACTTATTTTTCTCAATAAAGGGGACACAAATGGGTTTAGCTGAATATAGGGCAAACACAACTGACTGAAATCAAGCAGTGTGAACGTACATTGAGCATGGGGAAGACGTGCATGTCACTGCGGCAGGATAATTCCCTGTATTTGTGTTGAATATACTGTCCGGGTCCCAGAGGGTTCGGGTCCAGACTCTCACCTCGACTCAGTGGCGTCTTTTCATACATCTCCTGAGCGAGcgaataaacaaatgataaacaaacaaagacgATCCCACACACGCTGCAAGGATTTCAGAAGCAGATGCCACTCACTTCAATATTGTTGTACTCATTGTGACAGGGGTAATATTTCAGAAACCACTGAATGGAGAACATCACTTCCTCTGGACAACCGAATGATGCCACTGCAAAGAGAAGAGCGATCCTTATATTACTGTGCAATCAATACAGgacatgtatttattaaattacaatgaaaatttgctgaaaatgtatttgccCTCAGCCCATACAAGATACTTTCTTCattagatttgaagaaatgtgtcattgcatcacttgctcaccaatggatcctctgcagtgaatgggtgccgtcagaatgagagtcaaaacagctacaaaaaaaatatcataacaATCCAAACCACTCCAGTTTTTATCTTCAAATCTTTGCTTCTtcttatggactcatattttggccaaaagCAACGATCTAAAGTTAACGCaaagttcacccaagaatgaaaattgtgtcaataATAACTCACACTTGTATAGTTTCAAATTCATTAAactttgctgtctatgcagggtcagaaagctctcggatttcatcaaaaatatcttaatttgtgttccaaagatgaactaaGGTCTtctgggtttggaatgacaagagggttagtaattaatgacagcattttcatttttgggtgaactatggtttttaaaatgtcttaatgatggactggagtggtgtggattattgtgatgtatttacactaattctgacggcacccattcgctgcagaggatccattgctgagcaagtgatgcaatgctacatttctccaaatatccaaaagaaacaaactcatctacatcttggatggcttgagggtgagtaaacgttaaaaatgttttcatttttatgtgaactgcTCCTTTGAAGCATTATCTTCAGTCTAAGCAGAAGTAACATCAGGCACCTCTTAGCTGAATGTCAGTATTCTTATACATGGCTTTTCTTAACAATAAAGGTCTTGATGTCtgcaaaagagaagaaaacacaacGTCAAATTCTTTACATGGTTTCCCCCCAGAAAGTACTCCGCAGTAAATTAACCTAGTACAATATGGCATTGTCTTACAGTGGCAGCCACTAGAAACCTCAGTGGAAAAATTAGACaggcttttaaatatttaataagaccTGGTCACAAACTTTAAACAGATCATATGGACAGTCAAAAGTGACTGCATTACAGCAAGATGTCATACATGATTGATTCCTTCATACTGAATACTAagtaaagatagatagatagatagatagatagatagatagatagatagatagatagatagatagataggtcaAAGTCGAGACATCCCATATTGGTGTCTACTTCtaaggtttcaaataagtttttggtgaataaaatgtcaaaatttggttgaaagaATGTTGCATGGTCATTCAGTGTGCaacacaatatttatgtaaagattaaaataaaatgcttaattcTGATgtgtacattaaaatatataaaagaataaggGAGCATATTaaactttattgttttaaatgagtaacaaaaacctaggatagtggcaaattttattagtatttgggGTGAGAGTAATTAGTCTTTAAATATGTCAtacattgttttttgttgtaaatatgcctgacaagattgtcACACTGAATAACAATTTTAGTCGGTCTCTTCTAtaaatcaggggaaaatgtatgatatttatttttttgctcaaaaaaagaaaaacaaatttgcaattaaattaaacagaaaacgaaaaaaaaaattaaacaacaatttaaagcatTATTAAACTTGTTTTTAAGCTTAAACCATTTTGACCCACACACCTACCTTTTATCACAGCAGCGCAATACatgttgtaaaaaaatacaacaatgcAGTATTCAACCATTTGATTCTGACAGAATTTTATTAAACATAATCTCTCATTACCGCAGAACCCTTCATGCaagtaaaataaaagacatgCTTGTGTTTTGCAGAACTGCAGAATAAATCATTGAGCTTGTCTTCATGTAAACACAGCAGATGGACACGCATTTTAAAGcgtgttttatcattttaataactCCGACAGCTGTCTCATAACGTGTTATCGATCTGTCTCTAATTTCTAGAGGTTGTCTTAATAACAATAACCTAAAAGCATCACATAATCCATTAACTAAAGACACCCTGATATCTAATGCTATCTGATAGCATTAAGACTAGTCGCTCGTTTTCATCCATTTATAATCAAAAACATCTTCCACACTCACATTAAGCACTGTAATAGTCCACAGGCCCATCTCTGGAGCGGCGTAAACTCCATTAAAAGACGAAGTTGAGAGGAGAAATGGGATAAAACAGAGCAAACGGCCTCTGATCCATAACCACTTGCGACTACTATCGGCCATGTTGTTTGTTTACTGTCCAGAGACGCTCGAGCGGACCATCGACTGTATAAAACATAAGCGGACACCACTGATCTAAAATAGAGTCATATAATAgacatttatatatcattgctctttttgttgtttttgattgcttccactgtcttcatctgtaagtcgctttggataaaagcgtctgctaaatgaataaatgtagatgTAATGTAATAATAGATCAGCGCGGACACTCACACCTGTGCGCGTGACCGTAGAGTGCACGtatttttaaactattattatttttaattgaaaaataatttaacgTTACAATTAATTTTAACTATCAAATCTACAAACACAAAAAAGAATAATACTTTTAATCTGCAAGACAgcatttaacagaaaaaaaataaaataaaaataggcatATAAACAGCTAAACAATAGTTCAAATTATCTTCCTTCTTCTTTAGGACAAGGACTTCAGTGGCTACTGTACCTAGAAAAAATTCCTCCATGAAATCTACCAgtagttaatattattattactaatttgcATTCGATACTCTTTCAAAGATGTCTTTCTAATACAAACAAATTACATTGGGTatgcatttagcatttttttaaatgaatgtttaccttgcaaaatgtaaaagctATAACAACATAATAAATTTGCTTTTGTGTGAATAAGTGCAACAAACATCTTTTAAAGAGAGCATGTAATTAATATTTCTTCGAACAAAGAAAAACGCACACACATTAGACCAAAATCTAAAagacgaataaaaaaaaaattataaaacaaatcagAAAAGTCTTCCTCATGCGCGTTAAAGAAAATGCAATTATCGTCAAAGTCCGTGAATTTATAAAGAGCTACTTTACATGAACTGTGGCTTTTTAAGGATGGTGAGCATACAGTAAACAAGTCAATATGGaaagaatatatatttctatGAAATACGAGATATTCTTATGAAAATATTGCCAAGTTATTACTCccattataaaacacttaaaaaaaaaaatttttattacgGTTTGCGccaacacattaatatgcaaattagatgcagTGTATAGATACATTGTATAGAATGGGAATATCGATTTATGGACATTTTACACATTGCATAAAGTAAGATAAAATTATCTTTCATCATATATTCTAGTTGAGAAACTTCTTTGTACaaagtttggttaaaaaaatagTCTGAAACCTAAAAACTGTCtggctcatgaaaaaaaaaaaaccctaggGTTACATGccttttatgtgtatttattttattttttgaataattttgtcctgACGttctcaaaacaacaacaacaaaaacaaaacaattctcTCTACATTTGTGTCttttatgtaattacataaaataaaaataaaaactaacaaaacttTCTCAGCAGGTTATCATATTTTCTCTGAATATCTTATAGAAGTCTCTCTTTGTGCTGGAAAAGTAAGAAACTGACTAaaaagtgtgtttattttttatttatcagcaGCAGGAGAAAGAAATAACTAGCcagttataaaataattttactgtacCTCTATCTCTACACTACTGTACCTCAAATCAAAAGCTACAGTTATTAAAAATACTTCACGTTTAAACACTTCTGTAGATTCATCTAAAGCTTGTTTCATCATGTCAGTTTAACTCTATATACACTATACACTATATAAGAAAAACAGcctgttgtttatatttataaaatgcatttctaatatACAAATTGGATTCAATGCAAAAACAAAGTTCACAAAATGCTTAAAATCACAATTTAGCTTGATTTTATAACACTTGaaaacaattacataaaatacagGGCTTGTTTTCAAACATTTGTCGCATCACAGTTTTGCAGTCTGTATGTCAGCATGCATTAAGGCAGAGACAACACCATGGTAAAGCTTTCAGACAGGTACCATCGTGTTTCTGTGCACTGTGAAATATGTGAGGTCAAACATGCAACAAGGTTTTATTTACACTGCACTCAATTTGACATCTCGCACAAAATGAAATCAGACATTTTTTGTCACAGCTATTCACAggcactactgttcaaacatttggaGTTGGTAggaaattttaaattattttaattttaatttaattttcttatgctcacctaggctgtatttattttaccaaaatacagttaaaacagtaatattgtgaaatattattatataatgattacatacagtatatataatgaatacataaaataatactgcagtgaatgggtgccgtcagaataagaatccaaacagctgataaaaacatcacaataatccacacgtaaTGTAAGTAATTCATAAACGGCATGTCTGTAATTAAGAGATGcataaagatgtttttaactttaagtcATTGCTTATGTTTAAAAGCATAAAAGTTCATAATCCAAAATAATTGCTTTCTCCAGTATAATGGTTGTCTTgtccaggggcgtcgctaggccctttttaggggggcttcagcccccctaaacttatgcccagcccccctaaaaaattatttgattaattaattagtgatcgcttcagtcccctttaaaaactcatttgagacggtggcaagctgcatcaagttccggctcctccccttatctgagtctgcatggattcagcgcgtttttcaatccacaggggcgccgagcagagcgaacatcagagagtacaaggtgtgtgtgtgcgtgtgcgtgtgtgcgtgcgtgtgtgtgtgtgtgtgtgtgtgtgtgtgtgtgcgtttgtgtgtgcgtgtggtgtgtgtgttctcgcatccaataccagtacgtcttcgctgctttcactttcagcctttatcacagtgtgacagatgttttttcttccaacaaaaatgaagcgattaacacccatgaaaacattctttagaaaacgatcatgatttattttaatttactttttgaaattgaaaacatattattgtgtatttcggcattacattatgcagccatgcaaaataaattattaacgacacacatcattgtctgaaagtactaaatggcacagagagagaaacatcatgtggagttattttgttttctattattaaacataattttatattaagtaataattaatcattagtgtatcatgatacatatattagagtaagagtaaagggatctgtgattttttttttttttaagtaattgatttatagaagtggcaaattgataatgatgttatttttaataaatataaataaatatagaacagattaaacatattgccaatagacaattacattaatacatgttttgtctatattcttaatgaatattagctggttagttaaatgatttgaaatgaaataaatgttcaggggctgacttgatgtataaccaaccgtattgttgattataaaggctaaaaagctaaaaattaataataatactaataatactaataataataataataataaaatataataatttatatttcattacagatggatatacaacattttttttgtcgtgcgggagtaggtctgcaaatgagcaacagtcaggtgagaatagaacagacagcctcacacacacacacacacacaataccactgtgttcccaagattcattgcagtcattgaacccttatgttgttttaattttctgccaatttccacttacatttcataagaaaaaggagtggtatcatcaaaggataaacatgaatgtcctaatactgaatcaggaagtctttattgtaaaaaaaataaaataaaataaaaaatatctacattcccaattcaaaatttttcagtgactggtcacatctaaaaaactgtattagtttttttttacagtgttatatatggctcagtcagtactcctactcccatatatgtaatacagggaatacaatggaatagtggactgcaataaggttagtagtatacaaccctaccctaatagtaaaataatattttttaatcatacccttattgggggctgagcccccctaaaatcaaaatcttagaatcgcccctggtcttgtctgaatcaggagagaaatacacacagctcaaacactgtttacaagccaaaaccgATCGAAATAAATAtaccttgatggatttgtttcttacaaacacagattttctcttcacaagatgttaactgatggactggactggtgtggattattgtgatgtttttatcagctgtatggactctcattctgacggcacccattcactgcagagcatctattggggagcaagtgatgcaatgctacattacTTCCAaatctgattaagaaacaaacttgtcTACATCTTCGATGGCCTGAAAGTGGGAAGATTTTCAACAAAATTTCATTTTGGACGAACTATTCCTTGAACTCAACCAGGTGTGTGAGTTTGGCACTGTTTGTCCAACCACGGCAGATGGGTGCTCAAGAAACCTGTttgaataattcataatattttcacaaaagttGGATACCACAAAAAGTCAATTTTCTGATGCATTTCAACTTCCCATCAGAGCAAACGTGTGGTGTCAGCAGATGTCTGCTGCGTCGCCGACACGTCCCTGACCGTTTCTTCACTGTCCTGCTCCTCGAGTCTGTGATTCAGGAGTGGTGTATCTACAGTACTCCTCGCCTCATTATCTCCAGAGGAAATAACGACAACGTACCGGTCGTCCTCTGCGTCTGTGCTATTGTGAATATCCGCTGTCACTACTGAAGTGTCTGTGGTCTGCCGACTACAGGAGGGTGAGGATGTGAGCACAGggccctcctcttcctcctcggggaAGCTGGTGTTGATGTAGATGATGTCCTTCTTGCTGGAAACCGCGGGAAGCTTCTCTGCCAGATTCTCCAGCCTCTTCCTAACCTGTGTGAAGTCGGGTCGGTCCACTGGATCAGCGCTCCAGCAGCTTAACATGATGCCATAACTAAAACACAAGAGC
This genomic window from Carassius auratus strain Wakin unplaced genomic scaffold, ASM336829v1 scaf_tig00216326, whole genome shotgun sequence contains:
- the LOC113097549 gene encoding transmembrane protein 87A-like, which produces MADSSRKWLWIRGRLLCFIPFLLSTSSFNGVYAAPEMGLWTITVLNTSRPLLLRKAMYKNTDIQLRVASFGCPEEVMFSIQWFLKYYPCHNEYNNIEEMYEKTPLSRGESLDPNPLGPGQYIQHKYRELSCRSDMHVFPMLNKSKAELKTVRPVQVESELQDGSFKSSSFAETGSYRAKDHVIATSWRDGPYLLVVHINSSKQDVTWNLTFSVVMKGTHGYLSVTEWPLMIFYMVMCVVYILYALLWFVWASCYWKDLLRIQFWIAGVIFLGMIEKAVFCAEYQNTNNVGSASQGLLIFAELVSALKRTLARLLVIIVSLGYGIVKPRLGTVMHRVVGLGVLYFIFAAIEGVLRITGAKDSDLALLANIPLALIDSSLCWWIFVSLAQTIKTLKLRRNPVKLSLYRHFTNTLIFAVLASIIFMVWTTRKFRLADCQADWMELWVDDAFWRFLFSIILLVIMFLWRPSANNQRYAFMPLIDDSDDEEIEEFLVSANIADGIKLRAAKAETNGTMKPASAHPDEDLKWVEENIPTSLSDVALPVLLDSDEEIMTTKFEMSKME